Proteins from a genomic interval of Methanoplanus endosymbiosus:
- a CDS encoding PAS domain S-box protein, which yields MNGSESSKQTLSILYVDDEPVLLEAGKLYLEHIGDFNVTTCESASDALELLSASRYDAIISDYQMPECDGISFLNSLRGRGDNTPFIIFTGKGREEVVIEALNSGADFYIQKGGEPKSQFAELTNKIRYAVAQRKGEEALHKSEERYRQLFENMTQGFALHEIITDENKKPVDYRFLAVNPAFEKLTGLKAEEIIGRRVLEVLPETEDYWIETYGDVALTKKTAEFENYSRELDQWYDVFAYSPKTGQFAVTFTDITARKEAEVILKRSEKRYKGIFENANDMIIINEITPDNRPGRIIDANQAAEEILGYSRDELKTLNIRDITCPESSGKSVRIGNDLINSGRSLFEGQMIHKDGRLIPVEVSTNLSGEAGQRISTTIIRNISERTDLLDRLSITIEGGELGTWDWHVRTGKVIFNRRWAEMMGYSPEEIPGDVSSWERLIHPEDHDSVMAVLKGHLEGKNPSYECEYRLIGRDGRVIWILDKGRVAERDINNAPLRMAGTHLDITEKKRAEEELKRKNEELAAAEEELRQQLDEIVQAQEKLEENEDILKEKNSLLSQNAKKLSILNKIITIANQADDLRSLLNNTLNATLSLLEYDAGAIYIVNTETETASIVCSENLPGYILKKSGTVPIRKAPYDTLFMKGNPIITCHYNTLSPEIADETGFITIASIPLLSKGRIIGALNIAGRKMHDIKDDEREILISAGKELGSTVERFAAEDESKKLAANLELLFNSVGEMIVILDMNGRVVRVNNTILSRLGYLESELIGRDATILRPANRMEEVISNIQAMIAGEIDSCMIPVLTKEGKLIEAETTVTRGLWDNNQVLIAVVRDISSRKRAEEAFKIANKKLQLLSGITRHDILNQIMVIEGYLDIADSIEKDPELERYLNNVNQATYSIQRQIEFTREYNELGSEDPFWFNLPPLMEKTGRGNITLICDCKGLFIFADPMIERVLSNLYDNTLRHGKGATGIRVSCRPEEQPEEEPDGGHEKEKKTHGYIIIWEDDGCGVPDDMKEKIFERGVGANTGLGLFLIREILAITGITIRENGVHGKGARFEMTVPDGAWRIEKDINTI from the coding sequence ATGAACGGTTCGGAGTCCTCAAAACAGACGTTGTCAATATTATATGTGGATGACGAACCAGTCCTTCTTGAAGCCGGAAAGTTATATCTTGAGCATATAGGGGATTTTAATGTTACAACCTGCGAGAGTGCATCTGATGCCTTAGAACTTTTATCCGCCAGTAGATATGATGCCATAATCTCAGACTATCAGATGCCGGAATGTGACGGAATCTCATTTTTAAACTCTCTTCGCGGACGTGGAGACAATACGCCGTTTATCATCTTCACAGGAAAGGGCCGCGAGGAGGTTGTAATTGAAGCCCTCAACAGTGGAGCCGATTTTTATATCCAGAAGGGAGGGGAGCCAAAATCACAGTTTGCCGAACTCACCAATAAGATAAGATATGCTGTTGCACAAAGAAAGGGTGAAGAAGCACTTCATAAGAGCGAGGAGCGTTACAGGCAGCTTTTTGAGAATATGACGCAGGGATTCGCCCTGCATGAGATAATCACAGACGAGAACAAAAAACCGGTTGACTACCGTTTTCTTGCAGTCAATCCTGCTTTTGAGAAACTTACCGGACTTAAGGCTGAGGAGATTATTGGCAGGAGGGTTCTTGAGGTTCTCCCGGAAACTGAGGACTACTGGATAGAGACGTACGGAGATGTCGCCCTTACCAAAAAGACGGCAGAGTTTGAAAATTACAGCCGGGAACTTGACCAGTGGTATGATGTCTTTGCATATTCTCCAAAAACCGGACAGTTTGCAGTCACATTTACCGATATAACCGCCCGTAAAGAGGCCGAAGTGATCCTGAAAAGAAGTGAGAAGCGTTACAAAGGGATTTTTGAAAATGCAAATGATATGATAATTATCAATGAGATCACCCCTGATAACAGACCGGGCCGGATAATTGATGCCAACCAGGCCGCTGAAGAGATACTTGGCTACTCACGGGATGAATTAAAAACATTAAATATAAGGGATATTACATGCCCTGAGAGTTCCGGAAAGAGTGTAAGAATAGGTAATGATTTAATAAACAGCGGCAGGTCTCTCTTTGAAGGTCAGATGATCCATAAAGACGGACGGCTTATACCTGTTGAGGTCAGCACAAATCTATCCGGAGAGGCAGGGCAGCGAATAAGCACCACAATCATACGCAATATCAGTGAAAGAACAGATCTCCTCGATCGCCTTTCAATAACAATTGAAGGTGGGGAACTTGGAACATGGGACTGGCATGTCCGGACCGGAAAGGTGATCTTCAACCGGAGATGGGCAGAAATGATGGGCTATTCTCCGGAGGAGATTCCCGGAGATGTAAGTTCATGGGAGAGGCTGATTCATCCGGAGGACCATGACTCTGTAATGGCAGTGCTCAAAGGCCATTTAGAGGGGAAAAATCCGTCATATGAGTGTGAATACAGGCTTATCGGCAGAGACGGACGGGTCATCTGGATTCTGGACAAGGGACGTGTGGCCGAGAGGGACATTAATAATGCACCTCTGCGGATGGCAGGCACCCACCTTGATATAACAGAGAAAAAAAGGGCTGAAGAAGAGCTTAAAAGAAAAAATGAAGAGCTTGCAGCCGCAGAGGAGGAACTGAGACAGCAGCTTGATGAGATTGTGCAGGCTCAGGAAAAGCTGGAAGAGAATGAAGATATATTAAAGGAAAAAAACAGTCTGCTTTCACAGAATGCAAAGAAGCTCTCAATCCTCAATAAGATTATAACAATCGCAAATCAGGCAGATGATCTCCGGTCACTCCTTAACAATACCTTAAATGCGACACTCTCACTCCTTGAATATGATGCAGGAGCCATATATATTGTTAATACTGAGACAGAAACTGCATCCATTGTCTGTTCTGAAAATCTGCCCGGATACATTCTTAAAAAATCAGGCACAGTCCCAATCAGAAAAGCACCTTATGACACTTTGTTTATGAAGGGAAATCCGATAATTACCTGCCATTACAATACCTTATCTCCGGAAATTGCAGATGAAACCGGGTTTATAACAATAGCAAGTATTCCACTACTCTCAAAGGGCCGGATAATTGGTGCGCTGAATATAGCAGGCAGGAAGATGCATGATATTAAAGACGATGAGAGAGAGATACTCATTTCAGCCGGAAAGGAACTTGGCAGCACAGTTGAAAGGTTTGCAGCTGAAGATGAGTCTAAAAAATTAGCTGCAAATCTTGAACTTCTCTTTAATTCAGTCGGTGAGATGATCGTCATCCTCGATATGAACGGCAGGGTAGTGAGGGTAAATAATACAATCCTGAGCAGGCTTGGCTATCTGGAGAGTGAACTTATTGGCAGAGATGCCACAATACTTCGTCCGGCAAACAGGATGGAGGAGGTAATTTCAAATATCCAGGCCATGATTGCCGGAGAGATCGATTCCTGCATGATACCGGTCCTTACAAAGGAAGGAAAACTTATCGAGGCCGAGACAACAGTTACCCGCGGACTGTGGGATAATAATCAGGTACTTATAGCGGTTGTAAGGGACATATCCAGCCGGAAACGGGCTGAAGAGGCGTTTAAGATTGCAAACAAAAAACTCCAGCTGCTTTCCGGGATAACCCGCCATGATATTCTCAACCAGATAATGGTGATTGAAGGTTATCTCGATATTGCCGACAGTATTGAAAAGGATCCTGAACTTGAAAGATATCTAAATAATGTAAACCAGGCAACTTATTCAATACAGAGGCAGATTGAATTCACACGTGAGTATAACGAACTTGGATCAGAAGATCCTTTCTGGTTTAATCTGCCACCCCTTATGGAGAAGACCGGAAGAGGCAATATCACTCTCATATGCGACTGCAAAGGACTCTTTATTTTTGCAGATCCGATGATTGAGAGAGTACTTTCAAATCTTTATGACAACACACTACGACATGGCAAAGGTGCAACCGGGATAAGGGTATCATGCAGGCCGGAAGAACAGCCTGAAGAAGAGCCAGATGGCGGTCATGAAAAGGAGAAGAAGACTCATGGATATATTATCATCTGGGAGGATGACGGATGCGGTGTGCCGGACGATATGAAAGAGAAGATCTTTGAGCGTGGAGTTGGTGCAAATACGGGCCTTGGCCTCTTCCTGATCCGTGAAATCCTTGCCATCACCGGAATTACTATCCGGGAGAACGGGGTGCACGGAAAAGGTGCACGTTTTGAGATGACTGTTCCGGACGGTGCGTGGAGAATTGAGAAAGATATTAATACAATCTAA
- a CDS encoding PAS domain S-box protein produces the protein MTQGFALHEIITDKSGNPTDYRFIAVNPAFERLTGLKADEITGRTVLEILPETEKYWIKKYGEVALSNTTAEFENYSAELGRWYDVIAYSPERGQFAVTFTDITAKKEAEKKLRQKNDELIAANSQLAAAEEELRSQMDELPDIQRKLKESEGQFYSIIKEIPISMSIATIKGEILLINSRTAEVLELKSEDINGINAQEFWANPKRRKIWLEEINKTGIVSNFEADIITTSGKHKSLSISGLKIIFEGRPCILSVHQDVTDKKRAESELKLSHEKYRSLIENVSEVIFRLDDDGVITYVSQNITDLTGYQASEMTGRHYTDFVYPKDRPDRINEFNILLAGGKNPTEFRLIKKEGGTVWIRNNGQRIIADGRVTGIQGIITDISGLKAVEEKSKKYAENLELLFNSIEEMVLILDNDGNIIRVNASVERELGYSEEELSGREVLILHPEERRNDVIKNIKDIAAGITDTCNIPLIAKNKRTIEAETKITRGYWDKKAVLVCVTRDVTDRKQAEEALQKSEEQYRTIFDNSPIGIELLDSDGYFINANPACLKIFGIEKSDALSGFFLFSDPNLADEKKREILNGITVRFETAFDFSKVLENNIYPTSKRGIIWLDLLISPLKNEEAMINGYLVQIQDITDRREMREELKKSGEKYRDLADNAPVGILTCDKSGRIIYLNSKVPVILGSPGVNESSGINLLENKNLVASGFSDILRGVLEDKTSISELEMEYISVWGKKVYLRIHATPLRKEGAVDGARIIIDDITKRKLADEALRITNNKLKLLSSITRHDILNQVMVIGGYLDLAERIDMDRRLSKYCDSIRAATDTVQRQIEFTREYDGLGSKEPLWHDISSAICDTAKGRLPVVCECRGLWIYADPMVMRVVYNLYDNALRHADGATEVRVSCRKVELSQSADRSKKRSRSGYLIIYEDDGCGVPDEMKERIFERGVGANTGLGLFLIREILAITGITITETGKYGKGARFEMTVPDGAWRIEKDINTI, from the coding sequence ATGACACAGGGGTTTGCCCTGCATGAGATCATCACAGACAAAAGCGGAAATCCGACAGACTACCGGTTTATTGCCGTAAATCCGGCATTTGAGAGGCTCACCGGGCTGAAAGCAGACGAAATCACAGGCAGAACTGTCCTGGAAATTCTGCCTGAAACAGAAAAATACTGGATAAAAAAATACGGCGAAGTCGCCCTCAGCAATACCACAGCAGAGTTTGAAAATTACAGTGCAGAACTCGGACGCTGGTATGATGTCATTGCATATTCGCCGGAAAGAGGACAGTTCGCAGTTACATTTACAGACATTACCGCAAAAAAAGAGGCTGAAAAAAAACTCCGGCAGAAAAATGATGAACTTATAGCTGCAAACAGCCAGCTTGCGGCGGCAGAAGAGGAACTGAGATCACAGATGGACGAACTCCCGGATATTCAGAGAAAACTCAAAGAGAGCGAAGGGCAGTTTTACAGTATAATAAAGGAAATCCCCATCTCAATGAGCATTGCCACAATAAAAGGTGAAATCCTCCTGATAAATTCAAGAACTGCTGAGGTCTTAGAACTTAAATCAGAGGATATAAACGGCATTAATGCACAGGAATTCTGGGCAAATCCTAAAAGAAGAAAAATCTGGCTGGAAGAGATCAACAAAACCGGCATAGTCTCCAACTTTGAAGCGGATATTATCACCACCTCAGGAAAGCATAAAAGCCTCTCAATCTCCGGACTTAAAATAATTTTTGAAGGCCGTCCATGCATCCTCTCCGTTCACCAGGATGTAACAGATAAAAAAAGGGCCGAATCTGAACTGAAACTGAGCCACGAGAAGTACAGGTCACTTATTGAAAATGTCAGTGAAGTTATATTCCGGCTGGATGATGATGGTGTAATAACCTATGTCTCCCAAAATATCACAGACCTTACCGGCTATCAGGCATCTGAGATGACAGGCAGGCATTACACCGATTTCGTATATCCAAAAGACAGACCTGATCGCATAAATGAATTCAATATTCTGCTTGCCGGCGGAAAAAACCCAACAGAATTCCGGCTTATTAAAAAAGAAGGCGGAACTGTCTGGATTAGAAATAATGGACAGAGAATTATAGCAGATGGCAGAGTCACCGGAATTCAGGGCATAATTACAGACATTTCAGGCTTAAAGGCAGTAGAGGAGAAATCGAAGAAATATGCTGAAAATCTTGAACTGCTCTTCAATTCAATCGAAGAGATGGTGCTGATTCTTGATAATGACGGCAATATTATCAGAGTCAATGCTTCTGTTGAAAGAGAACTGGGATATAGTGAAGAAGAACTCTCCGGGAGGGAAGTATTAATACTTCATCCGGAAGAGAGAAGAAATGATGTTATAAAGAATATTAAGGATATTGCTGCCGGAATTACCGATACCTGCAATATCCCCCTCATTGCAAAGAACAAACGGACGATTGAGGCTGAGACAAAAATCACCCGCGGGTACTGGGACAAAAAAGCGGTTCTTGTATGTGTAACAAGGGATGTCACTGACAGAAAACAGGCAGAAGAGGCCTTGCAGAAGAGTGAAGAGCAGTACAGGACAATATTTGACAATTCCCCGATTGGAATTGAACTCCTTGACTCAGACGGATATTTTATCAATGCAAATCCGGCATGCCTGAAAATATTTGGCATTGAAAAATCTGACGCACTCTCCGGATTTTTCCTGTTTTCTGATCCAAACCTGGCAGATGAGAAGAAGAGAGAGATCCTTAACGGCATAACAGTCCGGTTTGAAACTGCATTTGATTTCTCCAAAGTGCTTGAAAATAACATCTATCCCACATCAAAAAGAGGAATCATCTGGCTTGATCTTCTGATAAGTCCCCTGAAAAATGAAGAAGCCATGATTAACGGCTATCTTGTTCAGATACAGGACATTACGGATAGAAGAGAGATGAGAGAGGAACTGAAAAAATCCGGGGAGAAATATCGTGATCTCGCTGACAATGCCCCGGTAGGGATTCTGACCTGTGACAAATCAGGCAGAATTATCTACTTAAATTCCAAAGTACCGGTAATTCTTGGCTCTCCGGGGGTGAATGAATCGTCCGGAATAAATCTTTTGGAAAATAAAAATCTTGTTGCTTCCGGATTTTCAGACATTTTAAGGGGAGTTTTAGAGGACAAAACCAGTATTTCTGAGCTTGAAATGGAGTACATCTCTGTCTGGGGGAAAAAAGTGTACCTCAGAATTCATGCGACACCATTACGTAAAGAAGGGGCCGTTGACGGAGCAAGAATAATTATTGATGACATAACCAAGCGGAAACTGGCGGATGAGGCTCTGCGTATAACCAATAATAAGCTTAAACTGCTCTCTTCAATAACCAGACATGACATTTTAAATCAGGTTATGGTCATTGGAGGGTATCTTGATCTCGCAGAACGTATAGACATGGACAGGAGACTTTCAAAATACTGCGATAGTATCAGAGCAGCAACTGATACGGTTCAGAGACAGATCGAATTTACAAGAGAATATGACGGGCTTGGTTCAAAAGAGCCATTATGGCATGACATCTCATCTGCCATATGCGATACTGCCAAAGGCCGGCTTCCTGTTGTATGTGAATGCAGAGGGCTTTGGATCTATGCAGATCCAATGGTTATGAGGGTTGTATATAATTTATACGACAATGCCCTCCGTCATGCTGATGGTGCAACTGAGGTGAGGGTGTCATGCAGGAAGGTTGAACTCTCACAGAGTGCAGACCGGTCCAAAAAGAGAAGTCGTTCAGGATATCTCATCATATACGAAGATGACGGATGCGGAGTTCCGGATGAGATGAAGGAGAGGATCTTTGAGCGTGGTGTTGGTGCAAATACAGGCCTTGGCCTCTTCCTGATCCGGGAAATTCTTGCGATTACCGGAATTACGATCACTGAGACAGGTAAGTATGGGAAAGGTGCACGCTTTGAGATGACTGTTCCGGACGGTGCGTGGAGAATTGAGAAAGATATTAATACAATCTAA